CAATGTGTCGCGAAGTGTGAAGGCGACCTCCAGTGCCGGATGGTCTGCCAGCTGGCGCAGCGGGACTGCACCATGAAGTGCGACCGCAGCTGCTGACCGGGACACCGTGAGACGACCCGGGCGTGCCGGCCAGGCCCGTCATGCCCGTTCGGCACCGGGCCGGCGCCTGCCCGGCTGGAGGTAGAGCGGCCCCACGCCCCGTGTGAGCCGGACGCGGACGGGGCCTGTCCGTCATCCGGCTCCCGGTCCACAGGCCCCTCACGAATAAATTGACTCTCCGGCCCAGCCGTCCTGTCCTGCTGGCATGTTCCGCCGAGCCTGGCTTCCGACCCTCTTCCTCGTGCTCGCCCTCGCGGGCTGCTCCCGCTGCGGCAAGGAGGCCGGCCCCGGTGGGCCTGGCACCAGCGCCGCGGGCCCCGCCCGCTACCTGCCTCGCGATGCACAGGCCGCCGTGGTCATCAATGACCTGGGCGCGCTCGGAGAGAAGCTGGCCCGCTTCCAGAACCTCAAGGTGGCCTCGTTCGCCGCCCAGCTCCAGAACTTCTCCTCCGCGGAGGGCTACGTCAGCGCGGTGATGAAGCAGGTGGGCGTGGACCTGCGCAGCCGCCAGGCGCTGGAGGCCGCCGGCATCGCCCCCGAGCGCGGCGCGGGCGCGGCCTTCCTCGGCGGCAACCGGGCCGTCTCCATCGTCGGCACCAAGGACGCCGACAAGCTGCAGGAGACCTTCGGCAACTTCGCGCGCACCCGCCTGGGCGCGTCGGAGCAGAAGAAGACCTCGGTGGACGGCGGCAACCTCGTCACCTTCAGCCGCCCCGGCGCCACCGAGCCCGCGCTGGGCATCCTCTTCCTCAAGGGCACCGACTACGCCCTGCTGGGCGCCGGCGCGTCGGTGGCCAGCCTGGGCACGCTGGCCACCCAGCCCGTGGAGAAGTCGCTCGCGAGCGAGCCCGTGCTGAACGCGTCGCTCCAGCGGCTCCCCTCCGAGCGCGACTTCCACGTGTGGCTGCCCGGCGGCACCGGCGCCTTCATCCCCGCCGGCAGCGTGCAGGGCCTCACCCTCACGGGCCGCATCGAGGAGCGCGCGGTGACGGTGCACGCGGACGCGCCGTGGCCGGACACGCAGGCGTCGCTGGCGGCGCTGGAGCCGGTGAAGGCGGGCGCCAACCTCCTGGGGGCGCTGCCCGTGGACAGCTTCCTGGTGGCCCGCTTCAGCGGTGACCCGTCCCACCTGGACGGCGCCTGGCCCTACCTCGCGGGCGGCTACATCACCCGCGCGGTGCAGAAGAGCGGGCTCGACATGAAGGCGGAGGTGCTCGACAACCTCAAGCCCGGCATGGTGCTGGGCATGTCGCTGTCGCCCACGGTGCAGCTGGGCGCCGGCATGCCCGCGCTCGATTTGCGCCGCACCAACCCCTTCCGCTTCGTGCACCTCGTCGCGCTGGCGGACACGGAGGACGCCGCGAAGACGCAGGCCACGCTGGAGAAGCTGCCCGCCATCGCCGGCGACTTCGGCGCCAAGGTGGAGCCCGCCGACCTCGCGGGCCAGCGCGTCTACCTCACGTCCTACCGGGCAGGGGAGGGCGCCCACTTCGCGCTCGGCCCCAACGGGCGGCTGGTGGTGGCGGCGCCCAAGGCCCAGCTGGAGGCCACGCTGGCCTCGCTCGCGAAGCCGGCCGGTGGCGACGGCCCGGTGGCCGAGGACCTGAAGGACGCCGGCAAGGACGCGGCCTTCAGCGTGGTGCTGGACCTGAAGCGCCTGTCGGACGCGGTGAAGAACCTGCCCTCCGAGGCCTGGGGCATCGGCGGCTTCGCCATCAAGGCCACCACCGTGCGCTGGCTGGAGGCCACCGACGACCTGCGCGCGGTGACGCTGGCCGTGTCCCGCAAGGACAAGGCCCTGCAGGCGGAGATGTCCCTGCGCCTGACTCCGGCCGCGCCGGGCTCCACCACCACCCAGCCGGCCACGCCTTGATTCACGCGCGCGACATCGTGAAGGAGTACGTGGACGGGGATGGCACCCTGGTGCGCGTGCTCGACGGCATGTCCCTCGAGGTGGCGGACGGGGACTTCGTCGCGGTGGTGGGCCCGTCCGGCAGCGGCAAGTCCACGCTGCTGCACCTGCTGGGCGGACTGGACGTGCACTACAAGGGCGAGGTGGAGGTGGGCGGGGTGAAGCTCGGCAGCCTCGACGACAAGGCCCTGGCCCGCTTCCGCAACACCCACGTCGGCTTCGTCTTCCAGTCCTTCCACCTCATCCCCAACCTCTCCGCGCTGGAGAACGTCCTGCTGCCGTCGCACTTCGGCGCGCCGCAGGCGGACGCCCGCAAGCGCGCGGAGGCCATGCTGGAGCGCGTGGGCCTGGGCGCGAAGAAGGACCGCGCCCCGGTGCGCCTGTCCGGCGGCGAGCGCCAGCGCGTGGCCATCGCCCGCGCCCTCTACGGCGGGCCGAAGCTGCTCTTGTGCGACGAGCCCACCGGCAACCTGGACTCGGCCACCGGCGACGGCGTCATCCAGCTCTTCAAGGAGCTGCACCGCGAGGGCCTCACCGTGCTGGCCGTCACCCACGAGGAGCGCATGAGCGCCGCGGCCCGGCGGGTGCTGCGGCTCAAGGAGGGCCGGCTCGTGGAGGAGCGCGCCGACCTGCACCTGGCCACCCGAGGTGCCCCATGAGGCTGGACGCGCTGGCCCGCCTGGTGCGGCTGAGCCTCGCCCGCGAGCGCAAGGGCGCCTTCTTCTCCGCCTTCGGCGTGGCCATGGGCGTGGGCGCGCTCGTCTTCTTCCTGGGCCTGGGCCTGGGCGTGGGCCGCGTCATCCGCGAGAAGATATTTCCCACCGACGCGCGGCTGGTGGACGTGGTGCCCTCGGCGGTGTCGCTGGGCTCGCTGCTGGGCGGCGGCAAGCTGGACGCGGCCACCGTGGAGCGGCTGGCGGCGCTGCCCGGCGTGGAGGCCACCTACCGGAAGATGAACGTGCGTGTGCCGGCCGTCACCCGCTACGACGGCGTCTTCTTCGGCACCAAGCTGCGCATGGGCCTGGAGGTGCTCGCCGTGGGCGTGGAGCCCGGGCTGGTGAAGGGCGACGTGCAGCTGGGCGAGTTCAAGGACGGGGGCGAGGGCCAGCCCATCCCCGCGCTCATCTCCACGCGCCTCCTGGAGCTGTACAACAAGACGTTCGCCCCGGCGCGCAAGCTGCCGCAGCTGTCCGCGAGCATGCTGGTCGGCTTCGGCTTCCCTGTGGAGTTCAACCGCTCCTACGTGGCGGCCTCCGCGTCCGGGCCCACGCGCATGGCGCAGACGCAGGTGGTGGGCGCGTCGGACCGGGCCATGTTCGCCGGCATCACCATCCCCCTGGAGGCGGCGGTGCGCATCAACCGCGAGTCCGGCGTGGACGCGGACAGCTACTCGGGCGTCACCCTGGTGGCGAAGGACCCGTCCCAGGTGCCCGCCCTCATCGACGCGGTGAAGGGCATGGGGCTGGAGATAGACGACCAGGAGCGCCGCATGGCGGAGAACACGGGCGCGGCCGTGGCCCTCATCACCGCCGCGCTGGCGCTGCTGTCCATCCTCATCTGCCTGCTGGCGGCGGTGAACATCGCCCATGCGCTGTCGGCCTCCGTGCGCGCCCGCGCCAAGGAGATTGGCGTCATGCAGGCGGTGGGCGCCTCGCGCTCGGACGTGCGCGGCATCGTCCTGGCCGAGGCCGCCGTGGTGGGCCTGGCCGGAGGCGCCGCCGGCACCGCCATTGCCCTGCTCATGGCCTTCGGGGTGAACCGGCTGGCCACCGGCTACCTGCCCAACTTCCCCTACAAGCCCGACAGCTTCTTCTCCTTCCCCTGGCCGGTGGTGGTCGGGGGCGTGCTGCTGGGTCTCTTCGCCGCGCTCGTCGGCGCCTACTTCCCCAGCCGCCGCGCCGCCGCCACCGACCCGGCGCGCACGCTCGCCGGATGACACTCCCTTCGCGAAAGGCCCTGCTCGGCAACGCGTTCTGCCTGGTGGCCCTGGGGTGGATCTACGGCGGCGACCTGGCCGACGCCGTGCGCGCCCGGAGCGCGGAGGTGGCCGCCTTCACCCTGCTGCCCTCGCCGGTGCTGCCGGCGGTGGTGCTCGCGCTGACGGCGCTGGGCACGCTGGTCGTCGCCGCCGGCCTGGCGCGGGGGCGGGTGGACGACTTCAAGGGGTACCGGCTGCTGCCCATCCTGCTGGTGGGCGCGCTCTTCGTGGACCTGGTGCTGGCGGAGAGCCGCGTGCCCCTGGCCTCGGTGGACATCGCCTCCATGTCCCTGCAGCGCTTCCACCAGCTCGCGCAGGAGCTGACCACCGAGCAGGCCGTGCCGGACGACCCGCGGGTGCTCCAGCCGCTGCTGGAGGAGCTGGGCAGGCCCCCCTACCTCGTGCGTGGGGAGCCGCTGCAGAGCTGGACGCTCCAGGTGCGCAAGGACTGCGAGGGCCCGGTGCGCGAGGCCCCGGGTGTCCGCCCCGGGACAGTGCTGTACTGCGTCGCGCCCGAGCGCAAGGGCGCCTGGGTGACGGCGGTGGGGCTCCCCGGGGAGCAGCGCTTCGGCGACCCCGCCGTGGTGTCCGTCGGGGGCGAGACGCGCTTCCTGCTGGTGCGGCCCGTGCCTCCCGACGAGGACGCCCCGGGCGGGGCGTTCCGTGACAACCCGGTGTCACCGGAGCCGGTGCCTCCGGAGCCGGTGCCTCCGGCGGCCGCGCCCCCCGACGCGGGCACCTCGAGTGTCCAGCCCTGAGCGCCGGAGCCTCGCCCACGGCCCGCGCCTGCCTGCCTGCCCTTCTTCGGGAGGGGCTTCCGTGTGGTTGACCCTGCGGAGCCGCGATCGCTAGGCTCCTGATGAACGGACCCTCCCCCACGTGACGACCACTCAACCGAAGCGGCAGCCCATTCCCTTTGGGAAGTACCTCCTTCTGGACCGCATCAACATCGGCGGCATGGCGGAGGTGTGGCGCGGGAAGCAGTTCGGCGCGAGCGGCTTCGAGCGGCTCGTGGCCATCAAGCGCATCCTGCCCAACATCGCGGAGGACGAAGAGTTCATCTCGATGTTCATCGACGAGGCGAAGATCAGCGTCCAGCTGACCCACGCCAACATCGCGTCGATCTACGAGCTGGGGCAGATCGCGAGCAGCTACTTCATCTCGATGGAGTACATCCCCGGCAAGGACATGCGGGCCATCTTCGACCGGTGCCGGAAGAAGGGCGAGCCCGCGCCGGTGCCGCTGGTGGCCTTCTGCGTGTCCAAGATGTGCGAGGGCCTGGACTACGCCCACCGGAAGAAGGACGGGATGGGGCGGGACATGAACATCGTCCACCGCGACATCTCGCCGCAGAACATCCTCATCTCCTTCGAGGGGGAGGTGAAGGTCATCGACTTCGGCATCGCCAAGGCGGCGGGCAAGGCCACCAAGACGCAGGCCGGCATCCTCAAGGGCAAGTTCGGCTACATGAGCCCGGAGCAGATCCGCGGCCTGCCGTTGGACCGGCGCTCGGACGTGTTCGCCATCGGCGTGTGCCTCTACGAGATGCTGACCGGTGAGCGCCTGTTCGTGGGCGACAGCGACTTCAGCGTGCTGGAGAAGGTCCGCAAGGCGGAGGTGCCGCCGCCCTCCACGTACAACCGCCGCATCCCGGAGGCGCTGGAGAAGATCGTCCTCAAGGCCCTGGCCAAGGACGTGGACGAGCGCTACCAGTACGCCAGCGAGCTGGGCGACGACCTGCAGCGCTACCTCATCACCAGCGAGACCATCTTCGGCCGCAAGGACCTCATGCAGTACATGAAGTCCACGTTCGCCGAGGAGGTGGAGCGCGAGAAGCAGCGCCTGTCGGAGTACGCGGACATCAAGCCGCCCGACGGGATGCTGGCCGCGCTGGAGGCGGCCTCCTTCAACAGCATGCCGGGGCAGCCCTCCGCGGCTGCGCTGGCCGCCGCACAGGCCGCCGCGCAGCAGGCCGCCGCGCAGCCTCCGGTGGCCGTGCCCGTGGTGCAGCCGATGGCCCCGCTGCCGGCCCGCGCCACCGCGTCGCTTCCGCCCGTGTCCGCCGGAGGGGTGCGCCGCTCGCCCACGCTGGCCGCGCTGCCGAAGCTGACGGCCGCCACCGCCGCCCCCGCGCCCAAGGAGGACGAGGTCCAGGCCACGCAGCTGGTGTCCAGCGACCACGTCTTCGACGACAGCCCGGAGCCCACCACGCAGCCGGGCGCCGCCATCGGCCGCGCCGTCACGCCGCTGGAGTCGAAGGCCGTCCAGCCGGAGGGCGAGGACGAGGAGCCCATCACCGGCAAGACGTCGGTCATCGGGCCTCCGGCCTCCTCGCAGCTGCCGTCGGCCCCGCGCCTGTCCCAGGCGAACATGCCGGTGACGGTGCCGCCGCCTTCGCTGTCGCCCGCCATGCCTGGCCGCGCGTCCGTGTCCATGCCCACGCTGTCACCGGTGGACGCCTCGCCGCCCACGCTGCGTCCCGGCGGCCGGGGCAGCCAGGGTGGAGACGGCCTGCCGCGCATCGCGCGGGATGCGCCTTTGGACGTGTCCCCGGGCCATTCGCGCACGTCGCAGCCTCCTTCGGTGGCCTCCAGCCGCAACGCGCCGCAGATGGAGGACGAGGACGATGCCGACCAGGAGCGCCCCACGGCCGCGGTGCCCGCGCTGGCGCCGCGAGGCCCGGACAAGCGGGTGCTGCTCTACGCCGGAGGCGGCCTGGCGGCGCTGCTCGTGCTGGTTGCCGTGGGCTGGGCGCTCATGCGTCCGGGCGACGGCTTCATCATGCTGGACCTGCAGGGCGTCCCCGCCGCGGTGCGTGACAACGCGCAGGTGATGCTCGACATGCAGCCGGTGCCCGTGGAGAAGGGCAGCCTGACGCTGGTGAAGACGGTGCCGTCCGGCAAGGTCTCCGTCGTGGTCAGCGCCGAGGGCTACAAGACGTTCACCCGGACGGTGGACGTCGCCGAGGGCAAGGACGTCACCTCGCTCGCCGTGGTGCTGGAGAGCCTGTCGCCCGCCGCGACGCTGATGCTCGTCACCCAGCCCGACGACGCCGAGGTGAAGGTGGACGGCAAGGTGGTGCGCGCCCAGGGCAAGTCGGACGCGTTCATCAACGACGTGCCCGTCGTCGGGCCGGAGTGGACGGTGCAGGTGAGCGCTCCGGGCCACAAGTCCCAGTCCCGGCAGGTGGCCGTGTCCGGCGGTGGCCGGGCGCAGCTGTCCGTCAAGCTGGAGCCGGTGGTGACGAAGGTGGCCGTCAAGGTCGAGTCCCGGCCGGCTGGCGCCACCATCTTCGTGGACGGGAAGGAGCTGGGGGACGTCACCCCGGCCACCATCCAGGTGCCCTCCACCGCCCGGCAGCTGCTGCTGAAGCTGAAGTGCCACGACGAGGCCGCCGTGGACGTGCCAGAGTCGGGTTCTGGGCAGGAGCCGGCCACCGCGCGCGTTGCCCTCAAGAAGGTGCGCGGCTGCCGCTAGCCCCAGGCCCGCTCCCAGCAGGGGAGCGGGCGGCCTGCTCCCCGGACGGTGGAGCGAGAGGAGGCGTGTGTCTGTGAGCAAGGTGCGCAAGGTCAACAAGGCGGATCCGCTGGCGGACCTGCCCCGGTGGGCGCAGCAGCTGGCCCGGAAGTACTACACGAAGACGGTCAGCACCTTCCTGCTCTACGGGGCGGTGAGGGACTTGCAACCGCTGCAGATGGAGGACGGCGGTCGCGGCTTCGGCACCCTGAGGACGTTCCTCTCCGAGGAGCTCTTCGGCGGACGGGACCACGTGCTGTTCTACGACCGCTCGTCCGGCATCCGCTCCGCCACGCCGGACACGCAGAAGGACCTGCAGCGGACGATGTCCGGCTACGACGCCATGTACGGCACGGACTACTCCAAGGTCATGCCGAGAGACCCGGGCCGGGCGCTCCAGATTCTGGAGAACTTCCTGCGCATGCGGGTGAGCGAGGGCAAGTCGCTGGCGCTCATCATCGACTTCGCGGAGACGCTGGTGCCGGGCGGGGAGATTTCCCACCTGTCCACCGAGGACCGCTTCGTGCTGGCCACGCTGGACAAGTGGGCGCATGACCCGCAGTTCCTCGCGGGCGACGTCTCCATCGTCCTGCTGGCGGAGAACCTGGCGGACATCTCCCCGCGCATCAGCCGCAACCCCTACGCCGCGCCGATTGAGCTGCCCCTGCCCGACGAGGAGGAGCGGCTGGAGTACGTGCGCTACAAGCTGGAGGGCAAGCGGCTCCAGTCGCTGTCGGACGTGCCGCTGGCGGGCCTGGCGAAGATGACGGCGGGCCTGTCCCGCATCAACCTGGACCGCGTGCTCACCGAGGCGCTGGAGCGGGAGATTCGCATCACCCCGGAGCTCCTCAAGGAGAAGAAGAAGGAGATCATCCAGGCGGAGTGCCACGGCCTGCTGGAGTTCATCGAGCCGGTGCACAACCTGGACGCGGTGGCCGGCCACGCGAAGGCCAAGCAGATGCTGCGGCAGGCGGCCGGGGCCCTGAAGAAGGGGCGCCTGGAGGTCATGCCCATGGGCTACCTGCTCACGGGCCCCGTGGGCACGGGCAAGACGTTCATGGTGAGCTGCTTCGCCGGGGAGATTGGAATCCCCGTGGTGAAGTTCCTCAACTTCCGCAGCCAGTGGCAGGGCGTCACCGAGTCCAACCTGGAGAAGATCTTCAACCTGCTCAAGGCCCTGTGGCCGGTGGCGGTGATGATTGACGAGGCGGACACCTTCCTGGGCAACCGCGACAGCGGCGGGGACTCGGGGACGAGCAGCCGCGTGTTCGGCTCCATTGCCTCGTTCATGGGCAACACGCAGTACCGCGGCAAGATTGTCTGGTTCCTGATGACGGCGCGTCCGGACCTGCTGCCCATCGACCTCAAGCGTCAGGGCCGCGCGGAGGAGCACATCGCGCTCTTCTACCCGCAGACGGACGTGGAGCGGGACGAGCTGTTCCAGGTCATGTCCAAGAAGACGGGCGTGTCCGTGGAGGGCATCGAGTCCTTCTCCGCGATGATTCCGGCGGGCGTGCGCCAGTTCAGCGGCGCGGACATCGAGGCCGTCATGGTGCGCTCGAAGTTCCGCGCGCTGGCGGACGGCCGGGATGCGGTGACGAAGGAGGACCTGACGCTGGTGCTGGAGGACTTCGTGCCCCCCAGCTACCCGCTGGAAATCGAGCTGCAGAACCTGGCGGCGGTGCAGGAGTGCACCAGCAAGGAGCTGCTGCCCGAGAACTTCCGCAAGCTGGACCGCGACTTCATCACCCGCCGGGTCCGCGAGCTGAAGGCGCTGCTCGAGGAGCAGTAGCCGCCTCAGGACACCCGCACCGGGATGCCCAGGTGCGGGTCGTCCACGTGCTCCACGATGGCCACGCGGTCTCCCGCGGAGAGTGCGTCGTGGAGCACGAGAATCGCCTCATTCGAATGGCGGATGCAGCCGTGGGACACGTCCGTGCCCAGCAGGGCGGGGGCGCTCGTCCCGTGCAGCTCCTCTCCTGAATGCGTGGAGCGGCGGCCGTCCGCCCAGGACAGGTCCAGGATGCGCACGCCGAAGACGTGCCGGTCGTTCCACAGCCGGGCGCCCGCGGCCTCGGCGGCGACCTGGTCCAGCTTCGCGCGGACGACCTTGAGCCCGGTGCGCGTGGGCGTGGCGGCGGCGCCGGTGGCGTTGGGGAAGATGTCCGTGAGGCGGCCGTCCGAGTCGAAGAGGAAGGTGCGGTGCTCGCGCAGGGCCACCACTACGCGCACGGGCTGGCCGGCGTAGAAGGGGGAGGGCAGGCCCCGGGACTGGCCGCGTGCGCCCGGCGCGGGGGCCAGGGTGTCCAGCGCGCGCAGGGTGGCGGCGTCCAGCGTGCCGGTGGGGCGCACGGCGGGGAAGGCGCGGGAGGCGTGAGCCTGGAAGTTCCGGAGGGCCCGGGCGGTGTGCTGGCCGTACCGGCCGTCCGCGCCGCCGTGGAGCGCGAAGCCCATGTCCAGCAGCGTGGCCTGCACGGCGCGCAGGCCGTCTCCGTGCGTACCCGGCCCGAGCACCCGCTGGCCCGAGGCCACGTCCGCGAGCTGCGGCTGGCCCGTGAAGCGTGGGTTGGCGGGAGGCTCGGGGAGGCGGGGCGGGAAGGGGACGAGGGCCGCGCCCGGCGGCTCCGCTGCCAGGCGCGAGGCGTGGATGGCGGTGTCGGCGAGCGGCTCGGACAGGCGGGGCGGGAAGGGGGCGAGGGCAGCGCCCAACTGCTCGGCAGCCCGGCTCGAGGCGCGGATGGCGGTATCGGCGAGCGGCTCGGTGAGGCGGGGCGGATTGATGAGCCGCGGGCGGCCCGGCGGCTCCGCAGCGCGGGGCAGGGTGGCGACGTGGGAGTCGACCCCAACGTTGGCGGGCATCCCGTAGGCCGGACGGGCATCCAGTGGATGGCTTGCATTCGCCGCCAGGGCACGAGGCTTCAGGGCCGGCGGCGGTTCCGCCTCCGAGACAGGCGCCGTCGATGGCCTGGGCTGGGTGTCAGGGGTGGGGAGGAGGGCGCGTGAGTCATGCTGCGAGATGGGCGTGGTCATGCACCCCCTCACTGCAAATCACCCGCCCGACTCCGGGCAGGAGTCGGCCCGACGATGGCTGAAACCCCGACCACCAAGTTCCTGAACGTCGACCTCGAGCTTCGTTGCGAGTCCGGGCTCCTGGACCTCGTCCGGGTGCTCGAGCCCCACTGCGTCGTGCTTCACGAGACGCCCCGGTTCGCATGCCTGGAGCTCGCCACGCACCCTCGCACCGTGGAGGAGGCGTTGCTCGGGTTCGGCGCGCTCATCCAGGCGCTTCCAGGGGCTCCCCGTGCCACCTGGGAGCGCTGCGAGCAGCGGAGGTTCGACATCGGGATTCATGCGGGGCTCCAGCCGCACTCCACGCCGTTCGGCTTCTCCTCGCGCGCGGTGCGCATGCTGGCGGACCTCGGGGCGGAGGTCGGCTTCACCGTCTACGCCCCGGACCTCACGGCGCGCTCAGGTTGAGCTGCCGGCCCACGGGGATGGTGCGGTGGTCCTTGATGTTGTTCCACCGCATGATGTCCTCGACGGTGACGCCGTAGCGCTGCGCCACGGACCAGAGCGTCTCGCCGTTGGCCAGCGTGTGCACCCGGCCGCCCGGCTTCGCCGCCGCCACCGTGTGCTTCGCCACCACCGTGCCGGAGCGCTCCTGCACCTGCGTCACGCCCGCGCCGTCCGGCCACACGTACAGCAGCGAGCCCACCTGCAGCGTCGGCGTGCGGCGCCCCAGGTTGTTCCACTTCTTCAGCTCGTCCACCGACACGTTGAACTTCGTGGCAATCACCCAGAGGCTGTCGCCCGACTGCACGCCGTACGTCACCCGCGTGCGGCCGTTCACCTTCTCCGTCTTCACCGGCCCCGTCGCCACCGGCCCCTTGGGCGTGCCCGCCGGCACCTCTTCCTCCGGCCGGTGCACCACCACGCCGCTGCGCCGCGCCTGCGCCACCTTGCTCGCAATCGCCCCGCCGCTCTTGCCCGCCGGCACCGGAATCACCAGCTCCATGCCCAGCTTCAGCGTCCGCGCGCTCTTGAGCTGGTTCATCTGGAGGATGGCCTCCGACGCGGTGCCGAACCGCTCGGCAATCTGCGACAGCGTGTCCCCGCGCTTCACCTTGTGGACCTTGAAGGACAGCCGCTCGGTGGGGGAGATGCGCTTGTAGTTCTCCGCGAACTGCGTCCCCGCACCCCGGGGCAGCCGCAGCTTGTACGGCTTCTTCTCGCTCGCCGGCGGCGTGCACCAGCGCTTCAGCTCCGGGTTCAGGTCCTGCACCGCCTTGACGGGTACCCCCGCCGCGCGCGCCACCACGTCCAGGTCCGCCGCGTCCGTGAGCTCCGCCTCGTCGAACTCCAGCACCGGCTCGGGCTCGAACTCCGACTCCGAGAAGCCGAACGCCGACGGGTGCTTGGCCACCAGCGCCGCGGCAATCAGCTTGGGCACGTAGTGCTTCGTCTCCTTCGCCAGCCCGCGCTCCTCCGACAGCACCCAGAAGTCGTTCGTCCCGTGCCGCTCCACCATCCGCCGCACGCGCCCGGAGCCCGTGTTGTACCCGGCCCACGCCAGGTACCAGTGCCCCAGCTCCCGCTTGAGGTCCTTCAGGTACGACGCCGCGGCGTGCGTGGCCTTGATGGGATCTCTCCGCTCGTCCACCCAGAAGTCCTGCTTCAGCCCGTACTGCTTGCCCGTGCTGGAGATGAACTGCCAGGGCCCGGCGGCGTGCGCCCACGAGTACGCGTGCGCGGAGAAGCCGCTCTCAATCATCGCCAGGTACACCGTGTCCTTCGGCAGCCCGTACTGCTCGAGAATCGGCTGCATCACCGGCACGTACCGCGCCGCGCGCGACATCCACTTGCGGAACCAGCGCCGCCCCGGCCCCTGGAAGAACTGGATGTACTGCGCCACCAGCGGCTGCATCTCCACCGGGATGTCGTAGCGGTCCTGAATCTGCCCCACGTCGAACGTGGCCACGTCGGTGATGAGCGGCAGCGGCGCCAGCGAGTCGTCCTCGCGGAACGTCGGCTCGTCCAGCGCGTCCAGCATCCGCATCCGCAGCGGGTTGGCCAGCCCCAGCCGGCGCAGCGACTGCATCACCTCCGCGCTGGGCCGGGCCGCCGGGTCCAGCGTCGCCCCCTCCAGCGCGCGCAGCTCCTCGAGCTCCGCGGACTCGGACTCCACCTCTTCACTGGTGGCCTCCGGCTCCTCCACCGCCGTCGGGGCCTCGGCCTCCGGCTCCTGGGGCACCTCACCCGTCAGCAGGCGCTTCTCGTCGGACGCCAGCACGCGCATGCCCGGAGGCGGGGGCGGCATCGGCGGGGAAATGCTCTCCGAGGCGGGAAGCGAGGCCAGGGTCAGCAGGAGCAGGGAGAGAGGCGGCATGGCGTCGCAGGTCCGGTGCGCCCAGAAGCAGGCGAAGGCCGAAGTATTCGCGCTTTTTCTTGACAGTCAAACAAGGAGTCGCCGCGTGTGCCTGTTCGCCGGACGCCGCGTGGGGGCAGGCGTCCAGGCGAGGACTACGGCTTCGCGGGCTTTTCCACGGACGCCGGCTTCCCGTGCCCCGGCCCCAGGATTCGCGGCAGGTAGGTCGCGAAGTCGAAGTGGGGGGAGTTCTCCGGGTTGTGGCAGGTGACGCACAGGGCCTCGCCCGGCGAGGCGATGATGTTGTCCTTCTCCGGTGCGTCCGCGTGCAGCGAGCCCGGGCCGTGGCAGCCCTCACAGCCCACGTCCTCGCGGCCGGCCACCTTGTCCAGGCGGCACACGCCCCCGGGCTGCTCCCAGCCCGTCACGTGGCAGCTGGTGCAGTTGAGGTGGAACTGCTTGCCCATCCCCTCCAGCGTCTCCCACGCGTGGGAGTGCTTTGTCTTCTCCCACTGGGGAAAGGCCTCTTCGTGGCAGGTGCGGCAGGGCTCGTTGCCCACGAAGGCCGCCTGGCCCTTGGCGGGGGCGGGGCAGTCCTGCCCGTGCTCCTTCGCCCAGGCCAGGTTCATCTTCCCCACGTCCCCGTCATAGGCCGCCACCAGGGCCTGCGCGTCCGGGTGCGAGGGCAGGCTGGACTCCAGCGGGACGAAGCGCAGGGTGAAGCCGTTGACGCCCTCCGTGGTGGGTGGCGGGGCCGACAGCAGCGCCTGCTTGCGGGCCACCAGCTCGTCGCGCTTGCCCTGCTTGAGCGCCTTCAGCTTCGGGTCCACACCGGGGAGGTTGATTTCCTTGTCCAGCAGCGCCAGCCGCTGGTCCAGCGCGGCCGCCTCGCGGTCCAGGTCCGCCTGGCCCTTCTGCAGCGTGAAGGCGCCCTTCTGGGGCGCGTAGCCCAGGTCCACGCGCAACAGCGAGCGCCCCTTGCTCTGCAGGGCCACCACCGGCACGCCCGCGCGCACCAGCTTGTTCTGCTCGCCGCTGA
The window above is part of the Pyxidicoccus xibeiensis genome. Proteins encoded here:
- a CDS encoding ATP-binding protein, whose protein sequence is MSKVRKVNKADPLADLPRWAQQLARKYYTKTVSTFLLYGAVRDLQPLQMEDGGRGFGTLRTFLSEELFGGRDHVLFYDRSSGIRSATPDTQKDLQRTMSGYDAMYGTDYSKVMPRDPGRALQILENFLRMRVSEGKSLALIIDFAETLVPGGEISHLSTEDRFVLATLDKWAHDPQFLAGDVSIVLLAENLADISPRISRNPYAAPIELPLPDEEERLEYVRYKLEGKRLQSLSDVPLAGLAKMTAGLSRINLDRVLTEALEREIRITPELLKEKKKEIIQAECHGLLEFIEPVHNLDAVAGHAKAKQMLRQAAGALKKGRLEVMPMGYLLTGPVGTGKTFMVSCFAGEIGIPVVKFLNFRSQWQGVTESNLEKIFNLLKALWPVAVMIDEADTFLGNRDSGGDSGTSSRVFGSIASFMGNTQYRGKIVWFLMTARPDLLPIDLKRQGRAEEHIALFYPQTDVERDELFQVMSKKTGVSVEGIESFSAMIPAGVRQFSGADIEAVMVRSKFRALADGRDAVTKEDLTLVLEDFVPPSYPLEIELQNLAAVQECTSKELLPENFRKLDRDFITRRVRELKALLEEQ
- a CDS encoding L,D-transpeptidase family protein translates to MPANVGVDSHVATLPRAAEPPGRPRLINPPRLTEPLADTAIRASSRAAEQLGAALAPFPPRLSEPLADTAIHASRLAAEPPGAALVPFPPRLPEPPANPRFTGQPQLADVASGQRVLGPGTHGDGLRAVQATLLDMGFALHGGADGRYGQHTARALRNFQAHASRAFPAVRPTGTLDAATLRALDTLAPAPGARGQSRGLPSPFYAGQPVRVVVALREHRTFLFDSDGRLTDIFPNATGAAATPTRTGLKVVRAKLDQVAAEAAGARLWNDRHVFGVRILDLSWADGRRSTHSGEELHGTSAPALLGTDVSHGCIRHSNEAILVLHDALSAGDRVAIVEHVDDPHLGIPVRVS
- a CDS encoding LysM peptidoglycan-binding domain-containing protein yields the protein MPPLSLLLLTLASLPASESISPPMPPPPPGMRVLASDEKRLLTGEVPQEPEAEAPTAVEEPEATSEEVESESAELEELRALEGATLDPAARPSAEVMQSLRRLGLANPLRMRMLDALDEPTFREDDSLAPLPLITDVATFDVGQIQDRYDIPVEMQPLVAQYIQFFQGPGRRWFRKWMSRAARYVPVMQPILEQYGLPKDTVYLAMIESGFSAHAYSWAHAAGPWQFISSTGKQYGLKQDFWVDERRDPIKATHAAASYLKDLKRELGHWYLAWAGYNTGSGRVRRMVERHGTNDFWVLSEERGLAKETKHYVPKLIAAALVAKHPSAFGFSESEFEPEPVLEFDEAELTDAADLDVVARAAGVPVKAVQDLNPELKRWCTPPASEKKPYKLRLPRGAGTQFAENYKRISPTERLSFKVHKVKRGDTLSQIAERFGTASEAILQMNQLKSARTLKLGMELVIPVPAGKSGGAIASKVAQARRSGVVVHRPEEEVPAGTPKGPVATGPVKTEKVNGRTRVTYGVQSGDSLWVIATKFNVSVDELKKWNNLGRRTPTLQVGSLLYVWPDGAGVTQVQERSGTVVAKHTVAAAKPGGRVHTLANGETLWSVAQRYGVTVEDIMRWNNIKDHRTIPVGRQLNLSAP